Part of the Oreochromis aureus strain Israel breed Guangdong linkage group 20, ZZ_aureus, whole genome shotgun sequence genome, GTCAGGTAGCTCCTTATGAACGCTTCTGAGGAAACTGTCTGATGAATGACAGGTGTGCCAGGTTCGGTGAATCGCTGTCCCGCCTACCCTATGCCAAAAAAGAGACACAGACAAAACACCACacaattttaatattttcaaaagatAATAACAAGCTGTTCTTGTGAACAAGCAAGGAAATGGCTGCATGAGATTTCGCACACATATGTATCTCAGATCTCAAACTTGTTTCAGCACGCAGGGTCACAACCAGGAAGAACATGTACATCTGGTCTTATTCTTTCCACTTCTTTCACTTTTAATTCCGTCACAGAGGAGAGCAGTCTGGACAAAATGTTAGGAGACAGAATGAATACGACTGAATGGTTTCGTTCAGTCTATGAACATGTAACTCTGCCTACTATTTATACCTTTGTGTTCATCATTGGTCTGGGAGCTAATGTATGGGGACTGAAGTCTCTGCTTCAGAAATGGAAAAGTCTTGGATACATTAATGTGTTCCTTCTGAACCTTGGAATTGCCAATTTTTTGTTTCTGCCAACACTTCCATTTTTAACAGCCTACTACTTTATGGGGAATAAATGGATCTTTGGAGATGCCTTCTGCAAGATCACAAGATTCTGCTTCAACTTGAATTTATACGGAAGCATTGGATTCCTCACCTGTATAAGTGTGCACAGGTACCTGGCTATTGTCCATGCAGTGAAAGTGATGGGAAGGATGACTGTCCGTAACTCTGTGGCTATCTCAGTTGTGGTTTGGCTGTTGGTGAGTGCTCAAAGTCTTCCAGACATGCTCTTTCCCAAAAACTCAACAAATGGAACTGAAAAATGTCACCATACCACCACTACAAAGTATGTCGAGAATTACCTGAAATACAGTGTGGGCTGGACTCTCACTGGGTTTGTTATgcccagtgttgggtaagttactttaaattagta contains:
- the LOC116309655 gene encoding P2Y purinoceptor 1-like; the encoded protein is MLGDRMNTTEWFRSVYEHVTLPTIYTFVFIIGLGANVWGLKSLLQKWKSLGYINVFLLNLGIANFLFLPTLPFLTAYYFMGNKWIFGDAFCKITRFCFNLNLYGSIGFLTCISVHRYLAIVHAVKVMGRMTVRNSVAISVVVWLLVSAQSLPDMLFPKNSTNGTEKCHHTTTTKYVENYLKYSVGWTLTGFVMPSVGPKRERGGKRGT